One window of the Haloarcula halobia genome contains the following:
- a CDS encoding sulfurtransferase: MTDIVSAEWVADRLEDLRVVDVRDAWEYEGLGHLEGAVNVPFDEFRAADNGGTAGLLPTTEDWVTLLSAAGIDRESEILAYDDHHGVFAARFLVTAELLGHDPDRLHLLDGDFSSWQQSNETTGEAPDVEPTEYVVERPDETPLVGAEDVAAAVDDPDAVLVDTRDEAEYDAGHIPGAVVLDWRDLVDDETRGVLPREDALAVLESVGVVPETRVVLYCNTARRISHTYVVLRHLGFEDVAFYEGSLTEWEAQDRPLVEE, encoded by the coding sequence ATGACCGACATCGTCTCCGCCGAGTGGGTCGCGGACCGCCTCGAGGACCTCCGGGTCGTCGACGTCCGCGACGCCTGGGAGTACGAGGGCCTCGGCCACCTGGAGGGCGCGGTGAACGTCCCGTTCGACGAGTTCCGCGCGGCCGACAACGGGGGTACGGCGGGGCTGTTACCGACGACGGAGGACTGGGTAACCCTCCTCTCTGCGGCCGGTATCGACCGCGAGAGCGAGATCCTGGCCTACGACGACCACCACGGCGTCTTCGCGGCGCGCTTTCTGGTCACGGCGGAGCTGCTGGGCCACGACCCGGACCGCCTCCACCTGCTCGACGGCGACTTCTCGAGCTGGCAGCAGTCCAACGAGACCACGGGCGAGGCGCCCGACGTCGAGCCGACGGAGTACGTCGTCGAGCGACCCGACGAGACGCCGCTGGTCGGGGCCGAGGACGTCGCGGCGGCCGTCGACGACCCCGACGCCGTGCTCGTCGACACCCGCGACGAGGCCGAGTACGACGCGGGCCACATCCCCGGGGCCGTGGTACTCGACTGGCGCGACCTGGTCGACGACGAGACGCGCGGCGTCCTCCCTCGCGAGGACGCCCTCGCGGTGCTCGAATCCGTCGGCGTCGTCCCCGAGACGCGCGTCGTCCTCTACTGCAACACCGCCCGGCGAATCAGTCACACCTACGTCGTCCTCCGCCACCTCGGCTTCGAGGACGTGGCGTTCTACGAGGGCAGCCTCACCGAGTGGGAGGCCCAGGACCGCCCGCTCGTCGAGGAGTGA
- a CDS encoding sulfurtransferase has protein sequence MTDYANDVLVSADWVSEHLDEFQSDDPAHRLVEVDVDTELYDESHAPGAVGWNWETDLQDQTTRDILTKADFEALLGEAGITEDSTVVLYGDNSNWFAAYTYWQFKYYGHDDVKLLDGGREYWVENDYELTDAVPEFPAQEYTAAGPRESIRAYREDVENAIERGVPLVDVRSPEEFSGEILAPPGLQETAQRGGHIPGARNISWAAVTNDDGTFKSYDELEELYAEEGIDGESTTVAYCRIGERSSVAWFALHELLGYEDAINYDGSWTEWGNLVGAPIEKGN, from the coding sequence ATGACCGATTACGCTAACGACGTGCTCGTCTCGGCCGACTGGGTCAGCGAGCACCTGGACGAGTTCCAGAGCGACGACCCCGCCCACCGCCTGGTCGAGGTGGACGTCGACACGGAACTGTACGACGAGAGCCACGCGCCCGGCGCCGTCGGCTGGAACTGGGAGACGGACCTGCAGGACCAGACCACCCGCGACATCCTGACGAAGGCGGACTTCGAGGCCCTGCTGGGCGAGGCCGGCATCACCGAGGACTCCACCGTCGTCCTCTATGGCGACAACTCCAACTGGTTCGCCGCCTACACCTACTGGCAGTTCAAGTACTACGGCCACGACGACGTCAAGCTGCTCGACGGCGGCCGCGAGTACTGGGTCGAGAACGACTACGAGCTGACCGACGCGGTACCGGAGTTCCCCGCCCAGGAGTACACCGCTGCCGGGCCGCGCGAATCCATCCGCGCCTACCGCGAGGACGTCGAGAACGCCATCGAGCGCGGCGTCCCGCTGGTCGACGTCCGCTCGCCCGAGGAGTTCTCCGGCGAGATCCTCGCACCCCCCGGACTCCAGGAGACCGCCCAGCGCGGCGGCCACATCCCCGGCGCCCGTAACATCTCGTGGGCGGCCGTCACCAACGACGACGGCACGTTCAAGAGCTACGACGAGCTCGAGGAACTGTACGCCGAGGAGGGCATCGACGGCGAGTCGACGACCGTCGCCTACTGCCGCATCGGCGAGCGCTCCTCGGTCGCCTGGTTCGCGCTCCACGAGCTGCTGGGCTACGAGGACGCCATCAACTACGACGGGTCCTGGACCGAGTGGGGCAACCTGGTCGGCGCGCCCATCGAGAAGGGCAACTAG
- a CDS encoding AI-2E family transporter, giving the protein MSDSRRPVLLATLLAVACLLAMAMLSSVLATIFFAITVAYVLYPLSGWLVDLGLSKRLAAAVATAVAFGAGTAIAVPLGAVVYLRRRDLFAFFRQLPDTVTLEVGGMVYVLEVEAALASARGALTDAAVALAAEAPVLALKAVLFTILVYAILWRPTAPREEIFRMVPPGYHDVLHRLHERLRSTLYAIYVLQAATAFGTFLVAWVFFAVLGLPGAFALAVLAGILQFVPIVGPSVVVVAIGVAQAVAGDVVGAVLVVVFGLIVIGFMPDAVIRPRLARYTTGMPTSLYFVGFVGGLLSLGAIGFIAGPVIIGLLVELLHLVTDEQTAS; this is encoded by the coding sequence GTGTCCGATTCCCGACGGCCCGTCCTGCTGGCGACGCTGCTCGCTGTCGCCTGCCTGCTGGCGATGGCGATGCTCTCGAGCGTGCTGGCGACCATCTTCTTCGCCATCACCGTCGCCTACGTCCTCTATCCGCTGTCGGGGTGGCTCGTCGACCTGGGCCTCTCGAAGCGACTCGCGGCCGCGGTGGCGACGGCCGTCGCCTTCGGTGCCGGGACGGCCATCGCCGTCCCGCTCGGTGCGGTGGTCTACCTCCGCCGGCGCGACCTCTTCGCGTTCTTCCGGCAGCTGCCCGACACCGTGACGCTAGAGGTCGGTGGGATGGTCTACGTCCTGGAGGTGGAGGCCGCGCTGGCCAGTGCCAGGGGAGCACTGACAGACGCCGCCGTCGCGCTCGCCGCCGAAGCCCCGGTGCTCGCGCTGAAGGCGGTCCTCTTTACCATCCTCGTCTACGCCATCCTCTGGCGGCCGACGGCGCCGCGCGAGGAGATTTTCCGGATGGTCCCCCCCGGGTACCACGACGTCTTGCACCGCCTCCACGAGCGGCTGCGCTCGACGCTGTACGCCATCTACGTCCTGCAGGCGGCCACGGCCTTCGGTACGTTCCTCGTTGCCTGGGTGTTCTTCGCGGTGCTCGGCCTGCCGGGCGCGTTCGCGCTGGCGGTGCTGGCAGGCATCCTCCAGTTCGTGCCCATCGTCGGCCCGAGCGTCGTCGTCGTGGCCATCGGCGTCGCCCAGGCCGTCGCCGGGGACGTCGTCGGTGCCGTCCTGGTCGTCGTCTTCGGCCTGATCGTCATCGGCTTCATGCCGGACGCGGTCATCCGCCCGCGTCTGGCGCGGTACACCACGGGGATGCCGACGAGCCTCTACTTCGTCGGGTTCGTCGGCGGGTTACTCTCGCTGGGCGCGATCGGGTTCATCGCCGGCCCGGTCATCATCGGCCTGCTGGTGGAGTTGCTCCACCTCGTGACCGACGAGCAGACGGCGAGCTAG